In a genomic window of Bordetella petrii:
- the lepB gene encoding signal peptidase I codes for MSWNFALILFVLLVVTGIIWVLDVAVLRRRRAQRAQAAADGVDTAYAADPQEAARLRQEAAAAAGRIPWWVEYAVSFFPVILFVFVLRSFVVEPFRIPSGSMLPTLQSGDLILVNKYSYGIRLPIIDKKVVEVGAPQRGDVVVFRYPVDPTVDYIKRIVGLPGDEVAYVDKKLYVNGQLVPHQRDGEYFEPDRVSYIAQYKEKLGDVSHDILLDEGKSQIYGPIWKFPGLSNCDYARNGVRCKVPEGHYFAMGDNRDNSADSRYWGFVPDANIVGKAFFIWMNFSDLSRIGSFN; via the coding sequence ATGAGCTGGAATTTTGCGCTGATACTTTTTGTGCTGCTGGTGGTTACCGGCATCATCTGGGTGCTCGACGTGGCCGTGCTGCGGCGCCGCCGCGCGCAGCGCGCGCAGGCCGCGGCCGACGGCGTCGACACCGCGTATGCCGCCGACCCCCAGGAAGCCGCGCGCCTGCGCCAAGAGGCGGCCGCGGCGGCCGGGCGCATTCCCTGGTGGGTTGAATACGCCGTCAGCTTTTTTCCGGTGATCCTGTTCGTGTTCGTGCTGCGATCTTTCGTCGTCGAGCCGTTCCGCATTCCGTCAGGCTCGATGCTGCCTACCCTGCAGTCGGGCGACCTGATCCTGGTCAACAAGTACAGCTACGGCATCCGGCTGCCCATCATTGACAAGAAGGTCGTCGAAGTCGGTGCGCCGCAGCGCGGCGACGTGGTGGTGTTCCGGTATCCGGTCGACCCCACCGTGGACTACATCAAGCGCATTGTCGGCCTGCCCGGCGATGAGGTCGCGTATGTGGACAAAAAGCTCTACGTGAATGGTCAACTGGTGCCGCACCAGCGCGACGGCGAGTATTTCGAGCCTGACAGGGTTTCGTACATTGCTCAGTATAAAGAGAAATTGGGCGACGTTAGCCACGATATCCTGCTTGATGAAGGAAAATCGCAGATTTACGGGCCTATCTGGAAGTTTCCGGGGCTGAGCAACTGCGATTACGCCCGTAATGGAGTACGCTGCAAAGTACCCGAAGGCCATTATTTCGCCATGGGCGACAACCGGGACAACAGCGCCGACAGCCGCTACTGGGGGTTCGTCCCTGACGCTAATATCGTCGGGAAGGCATTCTTCATCTGGATGAACTTCAGCGATCTCAGCCGCATCGGCAGCTTTAACTGA
- the rnc gene encoding ribonuclease III, which produces MSLATLETRLDHRFGNAALLEQALTHRSHSARHNERLEFLGDSVLNFVVAAMLFERFPKLDEGDLSRLRANLVKQASLADIGQRLELSQYLRLGEGELKSGGFRRPSILADAVEAIFGAAFLDGGFDTARKVIVRQYQPVLASVDPKTLGKDAKTLLQEFLQGRKLALPLYTVVATHGAAHSQQFEVECAIPALEIKVVAPGASRRAAEQSAAKLALEAAQAASPARAVRKQGKARKAAQLSLPVAVAQEVK; this is translated from the coding sequence ATGTCCCTCGCCACGCTGGAAACCCGCCTGGATCACCGCTTCGGCAACGCCGCTCTGCTTGAGCAGGCGTTGACGCACCGCAGCCACAGCGCTCGCCACAACGAGCGCCTCGAGTTCCTGGGCGATTCCGTGCTGAATTTCGTCGTGGCGGCCATGTTGTTCGAACGCTTTCCGAAACTCGATGAAGGCGATTTGTCGCGCTTGCGCGCCAACTTGGTCAAACAGGCCTCGCTGGCCGACATCGGCCAGCGGCTGGAGTTGTCGCAATACCTGCGGCTGGGCGAGGGCGAACTGAAAAGCGGCGGCTTCCGGCGTCCGTCCATCCTGGCCGACGCGGTCGAGGCCATTTTCGGGGCGGCGTTCCTGGATGGCGGCTTCGATACGGCGCGCAAGGTGATCGTGCGGCAATACCAGCCGGTGCTGGCCAGCGTCGACCCCAAGACGCTGGGCAAAGACGCCAAGACCCTGCTCCAGGAATTCCTGCAGGGTCGCAAGCTGGCCCTGCCCCTATATACCGTGGTGGCCACGCATGGCGCGGCCCATAGCCAGCAGTTCGAGGTCGAATGCGCCATTCCGGCGCTCGAAATCAAAGTGGTGGCGCCCGGCGCCAGCCGGCGCGCCGCCGAACAATCGGCCGCCAAGCTGGCGCTTGAAGCCGCGCAGGCAGCCAGTCCCGCGCGCGCCGTGCGCAAGCAAGGCAAGGCTCGCAAAGCCGCGCAATTGTCACTGCCGGTGGCGGTGGCCCAAGAGGTCAAATGA
- the era gene encoding GTPase Era, producing the protein MSNTPFRTGFVAVVGRPNVGKSTLTNALIGSKISIVSRKAQTTRHRIHGVLTREHEQFVFVDTPGFQTRHGGAMNRMMNRVVTQALAEVDVVVHVVEAGKWTDGDAKLLPLLPDARRTILVVSKIDAVKRRDELFAFVSKIVAQHPYDAVVPVSAVKSQQLDQLLDEIAARLPEGEPLFEEDTLTDRPMRFIAAELLREKIFRLVGDELPYGCTVVIEQWEETDKNLRVAACVVVERDSHRPILLGAGGVHMKRIATEARQDIAKLVDKPVHLEVYIKVRKGWSDRESALRDLGYE; encoded by the coding sequence ATGAGCAATACCCCTTTCCGAACCGGCTTCGTTGCCGTGGTCGGGCGCCCCAATGTGGGCAAGTCCACCCTGACCAATGCCTTGATCGGCTCGAAAATCTCCATTGTCTCGCGCAAGGCGCAGACAACGCGCCACCGCATCCATGGCGTGCTCACCCGCGAACACGAGCAGTTCGTGTTCGTCGATACGCCGGGCTTCCAGACGCGCCACGGCGGCGCCATGAACCGCATGATGAATCGCGTGGTCACCCAGGCCCTGGCCGAGGTCGACGTGGTGGTGCATGTGGTCGAGGCGGGCAAATGGACCGACGGCGACGCCAAGCTGTTGCCGCTGCTGCCCGACGCCAGGCGCACTATCCTGGTGGTCAGCAAGATCGACGCCGTGAAGCGGCGCGACGAGCTGTTCGCCTTCGTATCCAAGATTGTTGCGCAGCATCCCTACGACGCCGTGGTGCCGGTCAGCGCCGTCAAGTCGCAGCAGCTCGACCAGCTGCTGGATGAAATCGCCGCGCGCCTGCCCGAAGGCGAGCCGCTGTTCGAAGAAGACACGCTGACCGACCGGCCCATGCGCTTCATCGCCGCCGAGCTGCTGCGCGAGAAAATCTTCCGGCTGGTTGGCGACGAGCTGCCCTACGGCTGTACCGTCGTCATCGAGCAGTGGGAAGAAACCGACAAGAATCTGCGCGTGGCGGCCTGCGTGGTGGTCGAACGCGACAGCCATCGGCCCATCCTGCTAGGCGCCGGCGGCGTGCACATGAAGCGCATCGCCACCGAAGCGCGCCAAGACATCGCCAAACTGGTCGACAAGCCTGTGCACCTCGAGGTGTATATCAAGGTGCGCAAGGGCTGGTCCGATCGCGAAAGCGCGCTGCGCGACCTGGGCTATGAGTAG
- the recO gene encoding DNA repair protein RecO, whose translation MSRRAHRVQDCAAYMLHATAWRETSLIVQSFSREHGCVALVAKGAKRPYSVLRPVLSAFQPLLLSWSGAGEVKTLTRAEVAGLRPLAGTALMSAWYMNELLLRLLPREDAHPALFDAYDTALQQLAGGTRAAGALRRFEWTLLRETGYGIDQEAPDFDDPAIEPALRRDLRERLAANLAGRPLATRRVLLDLQKL comes from the coding sequence ATGAGTAGACGGGCGCACCGCGTCCAGGATTGCGCTGCCTATATGCTCCACGCCACCGCGTGGCGCGAAACCTCGCTGATCGTCCAGAGTTTTTCCCGTGAGCACGGTTGCGTGGCGCTGGTGGCCAAGGGCGCCAAGCGCCCGTATTCGGTGCTGCGGCCTGTGTTGTCGGCGTTCCAGCCCCTGCTGTTGTCCTGGAGCGGCGCCGGCGAAGTCAAGACGCTGACCCGTGCCGAGGTGGCGGGCCTGCGGCCCCTGGCCGGCACGGCCCTGATGTCGGCCTGGTACATGAACGAGTTGCTCTTGCGCCTGTTGCCGCGCGAAGATGCGCACCCGGCGCTGTTCGACGCCTACGACACGGCCCTGCAGCAACTGGCGGGCGGCACGCGGGCGGCCGGCGCGCTGCGGCGCTTCGAATGGACTCTGTTGCGCGAAACCGGCTATGGCATTGACCAGGAAGCGCCCGATTTCGACGACCCCGCCATCGAGCCCGCCTTGCGCCGCGACCTGCGCGAGCGCCTGGCCGCCAACCTGGCGGGCCGTCCGCTGGCCACCCGGCGGGTGCTGCTGGATCTGCAGAAGCTGTAG
- a CDS encoding PliI family lysozyme inhibitor of I-type lysozyme, whose product MPPCLGHAPACLFLATLVAAAAQASSPAAWQQQEDKALRLCAQASGLAQTEQVGMPMQFDDRSGQTALLIRGTATQAHMKGAALTMLCLVDRRSSHASVVEWAGSSSPADAAAPAPIVVPLAQAPATVVVAQEPGEPASIGTYSVRLYRDLSIGDYADGIIRPRDGELRQAELKDLDSDGQPELAVTLVTAGSGNYTTLDAYKIRDGGRLEWVPGLSKRP is encoded by the coding sequence ATGCCCCCCTGCCTTGGCCATGCCCCAGCCTGCCTTTTTCTCGCCACCCTGGTCGCTGCGGCGGCCCAGGCGAGTTCGCCTGCCGCCTGGCAGCAGCAAGAAGACAAGGCCCTGCGCCTGTGCGCCCAGGCGTCCGGCCTGGCGCAAACCGAGCAAGTGGGCATGCCCATGCAGTTCGACGACCGTTCGGGGCAAACTGCCCTGCTGATCCGCGGCACCGCTACGCAAGCGCATATGAAAGGGGCGGCGCTGACCATGCTGTGCCTGGTCGACCGCCGCAGCAGCCATGCCAGCGTGGTCGAATGGGCGGGTTCGTCCAGCCCGGCCGACGCGGCCGCGCCCGCGCCCATCGTGGTGCCGCTGGCCCAGGCGCCGGCCACCGTCGTGGTGGCCCAGGAACCGGGCGAGCCGGCCTCTATCGGCACCTACAGCGTCCGCCTGTACCGCGATCTGTCGATCGGCGACTATGCCGACGGCATCATCCGTCCGCGCGACGGCGAACTGCGCCAGGCAGAACTAAAGGATCTGGATAGCGACGGCCAGCCCGAACTGGCGGTCACGCTGGTCACGGCAGGCTCCGGCAACTACACCACCCTGGACGCATACAAAATACGGGATGGCGGGCGGCTGGAATGGGTGCCCGGATTGTCGAAGCGCCCGTGA
- a CDS encoding Bax inhibitor-1/YccA family protein: MNEYRPSPFNRSGSYAGAPGEVVRNKVLRNTYWLLALSLIPTVLGAAVGLYTGVNQVMMASPGLSAIVFLAGAFGLMFAIEKNKNSSLGVTLLLAFTFFMGVMLSRLLGFVLGMGNGAQLVMTAFGGTAVVFGTMATLATTIKRDLSNMQKWLFTGAVVILLAALANIFLQMPALMLTISVLAVVIFSAFMLVDLQRVVNGGETNYVSATLAIYLDVYNVFSNLLMLLGIFGGDRD, translated from the coding sequence ATGAACGAATACCGTCCTTCTCCCTTCAACCGCTCCGGCAGCTATGCCGGCGCGCCGGGCGAAGTCGTCCGCAACAAGGTGCTGCGCAACACCTACTGGCTGCTGGCCCTGTCGCTGATCCCCACCGTGCTGGGTGCCGCGGTAGGCCTGTACACCGGCGTGAACCAGGTCATGATGGCCAGCCCCGGGCTGTCTGCCATCGTGTTCCTGGCGGGCGCCTTCGGCCTGATGTTCGCCATCGAGAAAAACAAAAACAGCTCGCTGGGCGTAACGCTGCTGCTGGCCTTCACGTTCTTCATGGGCGTCATGCTGTCGCGCCTGCTGGGCTTCGTGCTGGGCATGGGCAACGGGGCGCAACTGGTCATGACGGCCTTCGGCGGCACCGCCGTGGTGTTCGGCACCATGGCCACGCTGGCCACCACCATCAAGCGCGACCTGTCCAACATGCAGAAGTGGCTGTTCACCGGCGCGGTGGTCATCCTGCTGGCGGCGCTGGCCAACATCTTCCTGCAAATGCCCGCCCTGATGCTCACCATCTCGGTGCTGGCCGTGGTCATTTTCTCGGCCTTCATGCTGGTCGACCTGCAGCGCGTGGTCAACGGCGGCGAAACCAATTACGTGTCCGCCACCCTGGCCATCTACCTGGACGTCTACAACGTCTTCTCGAACCTGCTGATGCTACTGGGCATTTTCGGCGGCGATCGCGATTAA
- a CDS encoding DNA polymerase III subunit chi has product MTRIDFAFGAADRLRAACQAARKRYQAGQRLVVYCADGARLAAFDRMLWAFDDVSFVPHVLATDPLAADTPVILTAAAPQPAAAGDEPWLLNLDDDCPPGYDGFARVLEIVSDDPADRQAARQRWRVYQAAGHTPHSHDLAGRTA; this is encoded by the coding sequence ATGACGCGCATTGACTTCGCCTTCGGCGCCGCCGACCGCCTGCGGGCCGCCTGCCAGGCCGCCCGCAAGCGCTACCAGGCGGGCCAGCGGTTGGTGGTGTACTGCGCCGACGGCGCCCGCCTGGCCGCGTTCGACCGCATGCTGTGGGCGTTCGACGACGTCTCGTTCGTGCCCCATGTGCTGGCGACCGACCCGCTGGCCGCCGACACGCCGGTCATCCTGACCGCGGCCGCGCCCCAGCCCGCCGCCGCGGGCGACGAACCCTGGCTGCTCAACCTCGACGACGACTGCCCGCCGGGCTACGATGGATTCGCGCGCGTGCTGGAAATCGTCTCCGACGACCCCGCCGACCGCCAGGCGGCGCGCCAGCGCTGGCGTGTCTACCAGGCCGCCGGCCACACGCCGCACAGCCACGACCTCGCCGGCCGCACGGCATAG
- a CDS encoding leucyl aminopeptidase, translating to MEFSTQSTASLHQIKTAALAVGVYADGELSPAADVIDRASNNAVRQVVKAEFRGRPGATLVLRALPGVSAQRVVLVGLGKQSEYNARAHAAAEQGFAAACVAARITEAVSTLAANSIADTPIRARARSAAIAAGAATYHYDATFGKPDRDARPKLKKIVQVVERGEAAQTQQGLREGSAIAHGMELTRTLGNLPGNVCTPTYLGDTARKLAREFKSLKVEVLDRKQVEALGMGSFLSVARGSDEPLRFIVLRHAGKPAKKSKAGPVVLVGKGITFDAGGISLKPAATMDEMKYDMCGAASVLGTFRALAELELPLDVVGLIAACENLPSGKANKPGDIVTSMSGQTIEILNTDAEGRLVLCDALTYAERFKPSAVVDIATLTGACVVALGHVNTGLFTQDDALADALLAAGRQSLDTAWRMPMDDAYQDQLKSNFADVANIGGPPAGSVTAACFLSRFAKAYRWAHLDIAGTAWRSGKDKGATGRPVPLLMQFLLDQA from the coding sequence ATGGAATTTAGCACACAGAGCACAGCTTCCCTGCACCAGATCAAGACGGCCGCGCTGGCCGTGGGCGTATACGCCGATGGCGAACTCAGCCCGGCCGCCGATGTCATTGACCGCGCCAGCAACAATGCTGTGCGCCAGGTCGTCAAGGCCGAGTTCCGCGGCCGCCCCGGCGCCACGCTGGTGCTGCGCGCCCTGCCCGGCGTGTCGGCGCAGCGCGTGGTGCTGGTGGGCCTGGGCAAGCAAAGCGAATACAACGCGCGCGCCCATGCCGCCGCCGAGCAAGGTTTTGCGGCGGCATGCGTGGCCGCCCGCATCACCGAGGCCGTTTCCACGCTGGCCGCCAACTCCATCGCCGATACCCCCATCCGGGCCCGTGCCCGTTCGGCGGCCATCGCCGCCGGCGCCGCCACCTACCACTACGACGCCACGTTCGGCAAACCCGACCGCGACGCCCGCCCCAAGCTCAAGAAAATCGTGCAGGTGGTCGAACGCGGCGAAGCCGCGCAAACCCAGCAGGGCTTGCGCGAAGGCAGCGCCATTGCCCACGGCATGGAACTCACCCGCACCCTGGGCAACCTGCCCGGCAACGTGTGCACTCCCACCTATCTCGGCGACACCGCCCGGAAACTGGCGCGCGAGTTCAAGTCGCTGAAGGTCGAGGTGCTGGACCGCAAGCAGGTCGAGGCGCTGGGCATGGGTTCGTTCCTGTCGGTGGCGCGCGGTTCCGACGAGCCCCTGCGCTTCATCGTGCTGCGCCATGCGGGCAAGCCCGCCAAGAAATCCAAGGCCGGTCCGGTGGTGCTGGTGGGCAAGGGCATCACCTTCGATGCGGGCGGCATCTCGCTCAAGCCCGCCGCCACCATGGACGAAATGAAGTACGACATGTGCGGCGCGGCCAGCGTGCTGGGCACCTTCCGCGCCCTGGCCGAACTCGAACTGCCCCTCGACGTGGTGGGCCTGATCGCCGCCTGCGAGAACCTGCCCAGCGGGAAGGCCAACAAGCCCGGCGACATCGTCACCAGCATGTCGGGCCAGACCATCGAAATCCTCAACACCGACGCCGAAGGCCGCCTGGTACTGTGCGACGCCCTCACCTACGCCGAACGCTTCAAGCCGTCGGCCGTGGTCGACATCGCCACGCTTACCGGCGCCTGCGTGGTGGCGCTGGGGCACGTCAACACGGGCCTGTTCACGCAAGACGACGCGCTTGCCGACGCGCTGCTGGCGGCTGGCCGCCAGTCGCTCGACACCGCCTGGCGCATGCCCATGGACGACGCCTACCAGGACCAGCTCAAGTCCAATTTCGCCGACGTGGCCAACATAGGCGGCCCGCCGGCCGGCTCGGTCACCGCCGCGTGCTTCCTGTCGCGCTTTGCCAAGGCGTATCGCTGGGCTCACCTCGACATCGCCGGCACCGCCTGGCGCAGCGGCAAAGACAAGGGCGCAACCGGCCGCCCGGTGCCCCTGCTGATGCAGTTCCTGCTCGACCAGGCCTGA
- the lptF gene encoding LPS export ABC transporter permease LptF produces MSLFKRSVVAEITSHAGVVFSTLVVVWLSVLLVRLLGEAAGGTIGADVVLGLAAFSTITALPTVLAVSLFIAVLTTVTRNYRESEMVVWFASGLSLADWLRPVLRVAIPVAGLVAVLTLVASPWAYRQIAEYRERFEQRSDLSKVTAGQFAESGEGQRVFFAEEPTQASDELGNVFARETGPEWHSVMTASSARIETEPNGDRFLVLGRGHRYDLKPGTPEIRLVDFAKYGVRLESKSGDPIAEARAAAERSSKARPTMQLVADDTDSSWSQIMWRVSMPLAALNLALLAIPLGAVNPRLGRSGDLLIAGLVGLLYMNVINLSRAWISSGKLPFGIGVWAVHAVVLALAGYLLMRRLRVKAPRQQSS; encoded by the coding sequence ATGTCTCTATTCAAACGGTCTGTCGTCGCCGAGATCACCAGTCACGCGGGGGTGGTCTTTTCCACGCTGGTGGTAGTGTGGCTCAGCGTGCTGCTGGTGCGACTGCTTGGCGAGGCCGCCGGCGGCACGATCGGCGCCGATGTGGTGCTGGGCCTGGCGGCCTTTTCCACCATTACCGCGTTGCCCACCGTGCTGGCCGTGTCGCTGTTCATCGCGGTGCTTACCACCGTAACGCGCAATTACCGCGAATCGGAAATGGTGGTGTGGTTTGCCAGCGGGCTGTCGCTGGCCGACTGGCTGCGTCCGGTGCTGCGCGTGGCGATACCCGTGGCGGGGCTGGTGGCGGTGTTGACGCTGGTGGCGTCGCCGTGGGCCTATCGCCAGATCGCCGAATACCGCGAACGCTTCGAGCAGCGCTCCGACTTGTCCAAGGTCACGGCGGGGCAGTTCGCCGAATCGGGCGAAGGCCAGCGCGTGTTCTTCGCCGAAGAGCCCACCCAGGCGTCCGACGAACTGGGCAACGTGTTCGCGCGCGAAACCGGCCCCGAATGGCACAGCGTCATGACGGCCAGCAGCGCGCGCATCGAAACCGAACCCAATGGCGACCGCTTCCTGGTGCTGGGGCGCGGCCACCGCTACGACCTGAAACCCGGCACGCCCGAAATCCGCCTGGTCGATTTCGCCAAATATGGCGTGCGCCTGGAAAGCAAATCGGGCGATCCCATTGCCGAGGCGCGCGCGGCGGCCGAGCGTTCCAGCAAGGCCCGGCCCACGATGCAGCTGGTGGCCGACGACACCGACAGTTCCTGGTCGCAGATCATGTGGCGGGTGTCGATGCCGCTCGCGGCCCTGAACCTGGCGTTGCTGGCCATTCCGCTGGGCGCGGTGAACCCGCGCCTGGGGCGCTCGGGCGACCTGCTCATTGCCGGCCTGGTGGGCCTGCTGTACATGAACGTCATCAATCTGTCGCGTGCCTGGATCAGCAGCGGCAAGCTGCCCTTCGGCATCGGCGTCTGGGCCGTGCACGCGGTGGTGCTGGCGCTGGCGGGATACCTGTTGATGCGCCGCCTGCGCGTCAAGGCGCCGCGCCAGCAGTCGTCCTGA